The nucleotide sequence CGACGACCCTGGCGCAGGCTGCGGGAACGCCGCCACCGGCGCTCCCGGCGCCGTCGGCGACACAGCGCAACGCCGCCACCGCCTGTTCGGTCACCAGCCCCTCTGGCAGCGGTGCCCGGTCGCAGGATGGCGCCCAATCAAGCAGCAGTGATCAATCAAACAACAGTGACCCATCAAGCAGCAGTGGCCAATCCAGTGGCAGTGACCAGTCCGGCCAAACAACCGGTCCCGCCGACACTGCCACGCTGGCTGCCGCCCTTGGCCGGGCAGTCCGGACAGAGGTGGAAACGGTCTATGGCTACCAGGTGGCACTGACCCGCCTGGAGGGGGCCGCTGCGGAACAGGCCGCCGGACTGTTGGCCAAGCACGAGGCCGTGGTGGGCCAGGCCGAGGCGTACACGCGCGTTCACTGCGTCTCCGTTCCTCCCCGCGAACCGGGCTACACCCTGGACACCTCGTTCCTGCAGAAGCCTGCCGCTGGCTTGGCCAGCCTGGAAGCCGGAACGCTCCCGGTCTACGGCGACCTTGTGGCCCTGAGCGACGGCGAGACGCGGAAGTGGGCCGTCTCCTCGCTGGTCGCAGCCGCCCAGCGGACCATGCGCTGGGGATCCGATCCCGGCCCCGTGCCCGGCATTGTGCTGGACACCTCGCTCCT is from Arthrobacter sp. QXT-31 and encodes:
- a CDS encoding DUF4439 domain-containing protein, with the protein product MNDDSGRKRRPGNYLRYALLALAAFLVLSLGFALIPRESPAPAAPSFSEQARTAALAETLDLRAASQQLANGSSGARRQLFSHAVTLLTTQARALLLPGGDTSSPAVGTGSAPGASSAAGASGTAGPSAGAPGTASASAGATSAPAPSGTAALPALVTALSKSGKERLLHAEKADGGMARLLTAVGTAQLLQATTLAQAAGTPPPALPAPSATQRNAATACSVTSPSGSGARSQDGAQSSSSDQSNNSDPSSSSGQSSGSDQSGQTTGPADTATLAAALGRAVRTEVETVYGYQVALTRLEGAAAEQAAGLLAKHEAVVGQAEAYTRVHCVSVPPREPGYTLDTSFLQKPAAGLASLEAGTLPVYGDLVALSDGETRKWAVSSLVAAAQRTMRWGSDPGPVPGIVLDTSLLPELPEPAAPSAHPTGDGTATP